Proteins from a genomic interval of Treponema brennaborense DSM 12168:
- a CDS encoding ExbD/TolR family protein: MKSSRGRSRVRTSQIDLIPMIDVVFQLILFFLVSTTFAVLPGISVNLPQSSTAKGGETGGITITAEAGGALWFNETAVTAAELDAVLASFDTAGTERASYPIQLEADDAVTNGTIVKLFDILRKNGFSAVNLRTTQR, translated from the coding sequence ATGAAAAGCAGCCGCGGCCGCAGCCGCGTCAGAACGTCGCAGATAGATCTCATTCCGATGATAGACGTCGTGTTTCAGCTCATATTGTTTTTTCTGGTATCCACGACGTTCGCCGTGCTGCCGGGAATCAGCGTGAACCTGCCGCAGTCGTCCACCGCGAAAGGCGGCGAAACGGGTGGAATTACCATCACGGCTGAAGCCGGCGGCGCCTTGTGGTTCAACGAAACCGCCGTGACGGCGGCGGAGCTCGACGCCGTGCTCGCCTCGTTCGATACGGCGGGTACCGAACGAGCTTCGTATCCGATCCAGCTTGAAGCCGACGACGCGGTTACGAACGGCACGATCGTAAAACTCTTCGATATCCTGCGGAAAAACGGTTTTTCCGCAGTCAATCTGCGGACGACTCAAAGGTAG
- a CDS encoding MotA/TolQ/ExbB proton channel family protein, which yields MFDILRSGGLLMIPIGLCAVSATFIIFERLYYFFSIKKRDTPLVSEVSRLIAAHRYEDAVSYCVNADTPAARVVKKAVECRTWPEDHIREAVSVETDTVIPELEHFLTPLGTIANISTLLGLLGTVTGNIQAFGLLGAGGSMGDPASLAGAIAEALVTTAAGLVVSIPSVIFHNYFISRVNRRITDIEAASTGVILQLCGRTFPKEP from the coding sequence ATGTTTGACATATTGCGCAGCGGCGGATTGCTGATGATCCCGATCGGATTATGCGCGGTTTCGGCTACGTTTATCATTTTTGAACGGTTGTATTATTTTTTCTCGATTAAAAAGCGGGATACGCCGCTTGTGTCGGAGGTTTCGCGTCTGATCGCCGCACATCGATACGAAGACGCCGTCTCGTATTGCGTCAATGCGGATACGCCCGCCGCCCGCGTGGTCAAAAAAGCCGTCGAATGCCGGACGTGGCCCGAAGATCATATCAGGGAAGCGGTGTCCGTTGAAACCGACACCGTTATTCCCGAACTCGAACATTTTTTGACGCCGCTGGGAACTATTGCGAATATTTCGACGTTACTGGGACTTTTAGGCACCGTAACGGGAAATATTCAGGCGTTCGGTCTTTTGGGCGCGGGCGGCTCGATGGGTGATCCGGCGAGTCTGGCCGGTGCAATCGCCGAAGCGCTGGTAACCACCGCGGCGGGGTTGGTCGTTTCGATTCCGTCCGTTATTTTCCATAACTATTTCATTTCACGGGTGAACCGGCGTATTACCGATATAGAAGCCGCTTCCACCGGCGTTATCCTGCAGCTGTGCGGACGGACGTTCCCCAAGGAGCCGTAA
- a CDS encoding tetratricopeptide repeat protein — MCRNRNTFLRFGLCALLFSAVFVPFLSAVPAAAPAGESEAYAELYAAYRGSFYPGVVRAAKEFETRYPRSILLPEVRVYAGESLFRLGRISEAEPMLTEAAAVFSETNKKDRFLKGTALYWLGRVSYSRNAFDRAAQEFSRSAALLAPEAKESVYAEDSPFFASLRYGARSCLKTGNAAYAAQAVPVLEYLWRASLPSGVFSETTVMLFAAYRACGSYDALIRAFGQLSLQSVSADVYGTLALQAAEAFTVKKDFSNAYSVYAGVVRTGVPSQAVIALQRAWELPLSADGSERAALLTDAGVRLHEYPQFLAEFRTRLGTDGFGRKNYRDAEADFTLSKQYLEAVSPSPDIRFLQTVNALYLTEIRFRTAAGVSEAARSESKRNGAVLSEAALSEAAAAAYAELSAFTASLEADSGVSADPMISAQLCRYACLSGNWKAARAHGSAVLSSAEQSLNDPLRTDTAYWYALAEMQSGNGAEAVRLLETYAFAANPAAETIVAENNAAENIVAEASYRLYANALFSSGQTDRAFTVYEKLSAADLLGGAGTLDYAKAALRAGMNARAYELAAGVSDDAEAPYIAALASINRRDWQTADTLFSVYLAEASDPLPYALFYQGYARYLLGRAEQAYASLTAFSAWNPSHALSLTADRIAAVCAVQMHQHVGASDTAWIGKAVGLAESIVKRSEAGAERESAVLFAAGVYDDAGAYEAALDLMKPYLSRQSPFGMNCRYRSALLLVKRKQYDEADALFADVERSFPTESLAEDASYRRGESYYTAEAYETAAGRFASYRRTYPRGKYADAASYFGADCFARIGQPDQAILLYESLLSSFPASTFAYGSLSALIPLYREKGEYAAALRCARAVLQRYGDQVEKSELSRHIAELELLVSGAAERTAVKLVEFEAAGKTSTAAGRKAGVELGELYLAAPATAPDGAALLEKIYTAVKKPSSGADSFAERDIAARCAYLLGTWNRAGGNYAEAAQYFLSAAEYYTLLDGELSARSLYGAAESFDSARRYADARRTVEVLRETFPDSVWAARAAAFGN, encoded by the coding sequence ATGTGCCGAAATCGAAATACGTTTCTCCGGTTCGGATTGTGCGCGCTGCTGTTCAGCGCCGTGTTCGTTCCGTTTTTATCCGCAGTTCCGGCGGCGGCTCCCGCAGGCGAGTCGGAAGCGTACGCGGAACTGTACGCCGCTTATAGGGGATCGTTTTATCCCGGCGTCGTGCGCGCCGCGAAGGAATTTGAAACGCGGTATCCGCGGTCGATTCTGCTGCCGGAGGTTCGCGTTTATGCGGGGGAAAGTCTGTTCCGTTTAGGACGGATTTCAGAAGCCGAACCGATGCTCACGGAAGCTGCCGCCGTTTTTTCTGAAACGAATAAAAAAGATCGTTTTTTGAAAGGAACCGCGCTCTACTGGCTCGGCCGCGTTTCGTACAGCCGCAACGCGTTCGACCGGGCGGCGCAGGAGTTTTCCCGTTCCGCGGCGCTTTTGGCGCCGGAAGCGAAGGAGTCCGTGTACGCCGAGGATTCCCCGTTTTTTGCTTCTCTGCGGTACGGCGCGCGTTCCTGCCTGAAAACGGGAAACGCCGCGTATGCAGCTCAGGCCGTTCCCGTACTGGAATATTTATGGCGCGCTTCGCTTCCGTCCGGCGTTTTTTCCGAAACGACGGTGATGCTGTTCGCCGCTTACCGTGCGTGCGGATCGTACGACGCGCTGATTCGGGCATTCGGACAGCTTTCGCTGCAGAGCGTGAGCGCCGACGTATACGGGACGCTCGCCCTGCAGGCCGCGGAAGCGTTTACCGTTAAAAAAGATTTTTCAAACGCGTACTCCGTATACGCCGGCGTCGTCCGAACGGGCGTTCCGTCTCAGGCGGTTATCGCACTGCAGCGCGCGTGGGAACTGCCGCTGAGTGCCGACGGATCCGAACGCGCGGCGCTGCTGACGGATGCAGGCGTTCGTCTGCACGAGTATCCGCAGTTTTTGGCTGAATTCAGAACCCGGCTCGGAACCGACGGATTCGGACGGAAAAACTACCGGGATGCGGAAGCCGATTTTACGCTTTCAAAACAGTATCTTGAAGCCGTTTCGCCGTCGCCGGATATCCGTTTCCTCCAGACGGTCAACGCCCTGTATCTTACGGAAATCCGTTTCAGAACGGCGGCAGGCGTTTCCGAAGCGGCCCGCTCGGAAAGCAAACGTAACGGAGCGGTCTTGTCTGAAGCCGCCTTGTCTGAAGCCGCTGCTGCCGCTTACGCGGAGTTGTCCGCGTTTACGGCGTCGCTTGAAGCCGATTCCGGTGTGTCGGCGGATCCGATGATTTCGGCGCAGCTGTGCCGGTATGCGTGCCTCTCCGGAAACTGGAAAGCGGCTCGCGCTCACGGTTCCGCGGTTCTCTCCAGTGCGGAACAATCTTTGAACGATCCGCTTCGCACCGACACCGCGTACTGGTACGCGCTCGCCGAAATGCAAAGCGGAAACGGCGCCGAAGCGGTGCGGCTGCTTGAAACGTATGCGTTCGCGGCCAACCCCGCTGCCGAAACTATTGTCGCCGAAAACAATGCTGCCGAAAACATTGTCGCCGAAGCCTCGTATCGGCTGTACGCGAACGCGCTTTTTTCAAGCGGTCAGACCGACCGCGCGTTCACCGTGTATGAAAAACTTTCCGCAGCGGATTTGCTGGGCGGGGCGGGCACGCTCGATTACGCGAAGGCCGCGCTGCGTGCCGGAATGAACGCGCGTGCGTACGAACTCGCGGCCGGAGTTTCGGATGACGCGGAAGCGCCGTATATCGCGGCGCTCGCTTCGATTAACCGCCGGGACTGGCAGACCGCGGACACGCTTTTTTCCGTATATTTGGCGGAAGCGTCCGATCCGCTGCCGTACGCGCTGTTTTATCAAGGATACGCCCGGTATCTGCTGGGCCGCGCCGAGCAGGCGTACGCGTCGCTGACGGCTTTTTCGGCATGGAATCCGTCCCACGCGCTCAGTCTGACGGCAGATCGGATCGCCGCCGTGTGCGCGGTACAGATGCATCAGCACGTCGGTGCGTCTGATACGGCCTGGATCGGAAAAGCGGTCGGACTTGCCGAATCTATCGTAAAACGCTCCGAGGCCGGCGCGGAGCGGGAATCGGCCGTACTGTTCGCGGCCGGTGTGTACGACGACGCCGGTGCGTACGAAGCGGCGCTCGATTTGATGAAACCGTATCTCTCCCGGCAAAGCCCGTTCGGTATGAATTGCCGGTACCGGAGCGCGCTGCTTTTGGTGAAACGGAAGCAATACGACGAGGCGGACGCGCTGTTCGCCGATGTGGAACGGTCGTTTCCGACCGAATCGCTTGCCGAAGATGCTTCGTATCGCCGCGGCGAATCGTATTATACGGCCGAAGCGTATGAAACGGCTGCCGGCAGGTTTGCATCGTACCGGCGAACGTATCCGCGCGGAAAATACGCCGACGCCGCATCCTATTTCGGAGCGGACTGTTTTGCCCGTATCGGACAGCCCGATCAGGCGATACTGCTGTACGAATCGCTGCTTTCTTCTTTTCCGGCGAGCACGTTCGCATACGGTTCGCTGTCCGCGCTGATTCCGCTGTATCGGGAAAAAGGAGAGTACGCGGCGGCTCTGCGTTGTGCCCGAGCGGTTTTGCAGCGTTACGGGGATCAGGTGGAAAAATCGGAACTGTCCCGGCACATTGCGGAACTTGAACTGCTCGTTTCGGGCGCGGCGGAACGGACGGCGGTAAAACTGGTCGAGTTTGAAGCGGCCGGAAAAACGTCCACCGCGGCGGGCCGGAAAGCCGGAGTTGAACTCGGCGAATTGTATCTCGCTGCCCCTGCAACGGCGCCGGATGGTGCGGCACTGCTTGAAAAGATTTATACTGCGGTAAAGAAGCCTTCGTCGGGAGCCGATTCGTTCGCGGAACGGGACATCGCCGCGCGCTGCGCGTATCTGCTCGGTACGTGGAATCGGGCCGGCGGAAACTACGCGGAGGCGGCGCAGTATTTTCTGTCAGCTGCGGAGTATTACACGCTGCTGGACGGCGAGCTTTCCGCCCGATCTTTGTACGGTGCGGCGGAATCGTTCGACAGCGCGCGCCGTTATGCGGATGCGCGCCGCACGGTGGAAGTTTTACGTGAGACGTTTCCCGACTCCGTGTGGGCGGCGCGGGCAGCCGCGTTCGGAAACTGA
- a CDS encoding 2-hydroxyacyl-CoA dehydratase produces MDIITTNGTGPLKPVSVPIRIGIDVGSTTVKIVILDDTDCILYSDYQRHLADIRSTIISVVRRALDELESRTPAGIDQPLSIKVTGSGGFSVAQWLSIPFIQEVVASTTAVQKLIPQTDVAIELGGEDAKITYFTGGVEQRMNGTCAGGTGAFIDQMAALLETDAPGLNELAKGATTIYPIAARCGVFAKTDVQPLINEGARREDIAASIFQAVVSQTISGLACGKPIRGHVAFLGGPLHFLDQLRRRFILTLNLSDECSIVPENSQLFVAAGAAFSAERSLDCVHAPDDKIRFPKLGDFRDSLQNLVGAEMNEVQRLEPLFKDEAELDEFYRRHASEMAVSGDLSLASGPVFLGLDAGSTTTKAVLIDKKGRILWRFYDVNAGNPVDLAVKVLKDLYRQLPANVHIARSVSTGYGEALFQAALGVDAGEVETITHYRAADFFVPGVEFLLDIGGQDMKCLRMKDGAITSIQLNEACSSGCGSFLDNFARSLGMDVREFSKKALMAERPVDLGSRCTVFMNSRVKQAQKEGATVADISAGLSYSVIKNALFKVIKLRKASEIGSKVVVQGGTFNNDAVLRAFEKISGVNVFRPDVAGLMGAYGAALIALDQWTDLTMPGPGDDAETFVPPQIRSGIATLEQLESFKVELELKRCGKCSNNCLLTINTFSAGKDDGENGNLRTRRFVTGNRCERGAELGDEVKIVDASNARNTDSGSDSDGGPVPNLFDWKYKRLFRHYTPLKAEAAPRGDVGIPRVLNMYENYPLWFTFFTELGFRVRLSPRSTHSVYEMGLETIPSESVCYPGKIAHGHVMALLKDGVKFIFYPCAPYEIQEDSGAGNHYNCPIVTSYPEVLRNNVDELRRDDSVLFMNPFLPIYDKPRLAERLFEELGTAFGIAKDEIVRAVDAAWKEQDRFRADIKQAGEDALERIIRCGVNGIVLAGRPYHLDPEINHGIPELIAGLGLAVFTEDSVAHLGTVERPLRIVDQWTYHNRLYRASSFVSEMPNLELVQLTSFGCGLDAVTADQVDEILRARGRMYTLIKIDEGSNLGAVRIRIRSLIAAVRERERNRRKPAVVSAAYKRQVFTKEMKKKHTILAPQMSPIHFKLIQKAFEYSGFNFVILPEVDTLAVETGLQYVNNDACYPSILVAGQMIAALKSGKYDLDRVSLLITQTGGGCRATNYIGFIRRALADAGWAHIPVISLSALGLESNPGFKITPALLHRAMMALMTGDVLMRVLYRVRPYEAVPGSANALYEKWNGRAQVQLQSLSVRKYRALIRGIVREFDELPILPVKKPRVGVVGEILVKFHPTANNDIFSTIEREGAECVVPDLADFLFYTFSNGIFRHKELAFPKKTERNARLLVWFLELYRRYIKKELGASRRFDPPSSIYDLMKGVDDIVQLGNITGEGWFLTAEMVELIEEGVPSIACVQPFACLPNHVTGKGMIKELRARFPGANIAAIDYDPGASEVNQLNRLKLLLSNAPVGRNPDEAR; encoded by the coding sequence ATGGATATTATTACGACGAACGGCACGGGTCCTCTTAAGCCCGTCTCCGTTCCTATCAGAATCGGCATAGACGTCGGTTCTACGACAGTGAAGATTGTTATACTCGACGATACAGATTGCATTTTGTACAGCGATTATCAGCGGCATTTGGCCGACATCCGCAGTACCATTATTTCCGTAGTCCGCCGCGCGCTCGACGAACTCGAATCGCGTACTCCCGCGGGAATCGACCAGCCGCTCAGCATAAAAGTGACCGGTTCCGGCGGATTTTCCGTCGCGCAGTGGCTGTCCATTCCGTTCATCCAGGAAGTGGTCGCTTCGACGACTGCGGTGCAGAAACTGATTCCGCAGACTGACGTCGCGATTGAACTCGGCGGTGAAGACGCCAAAATCACGTATTTTACCGGCGGCGTGGAACAGCGTATGAACGGAACGTGTGCCGGCGGTACCGGCGCGTTTATCGATCAGATGGCGGCGCTGCTTGAAACGGATGCACCCGGATTGAACGAACTGGCGAAAGGCGCCACGACGATCTATCCGATTGCGGCGCGCTGCGGCGTGTTCGCAAAAACGGACGTGCAGCCGCTGATCAACGAAGGCGCGCGGCGCGAAGATATCGCGGCGAGCATTTTTCAGGCCGTCGTCAGCCAGACGATTTCAGGGCTTGCCTGCGGAAAACCGATTCGCGGCCACGTCGCGTTTTTGGGCGGACCGCTGCATTTTCTTGACCAGCTGCGCCGCCGTTTTATCCTGACGCTGAATTTGAGCGACGAATGCAGTATCGTTCCCGAAAACTCGCAGCTGTTCGTTGCTGCCGGCGCGGCGTTTTCCGCCGAACGGTCGCTCGACTGCGTGCACGCTCCCGACGATAAAATCCGGTTCCCGAAACTCGGCGATTTCCGCGACAGTCTGCAGAATCTGGTGGGCGCGGAAATGAACGAAGTGCAGCGGCTGGAACCGCTGTTCAAGGACGAAGCGGAACTGGACGAATTTTACCGGCGCCATGCGTCTGAAATGGCCGTTTCCGGAGATCTTTCACTGGCGTCGGGGCCCGTGTTTCTCGGGCTCGACGCGGGTTCTACGACGACGAAGGCCGTTTTGATAGATAAAAAAGGCCGGATCTTGTGGCGGTTTTACGACGTGAACGCCGGAAATCCGGTCGATCTCGCCGTAAAAGTGCTGAAAGATTTGTACCGGCAGCTGCCGGCGAACGTGCATATCGCCCGATCGGTGTCCACCGGATACGGTGAAGCGCTTTTCCAGGCTGCACTCGGCGTAGACGCGGGCGAGGTCGAAACGATCACCCATTACCGCGCCGCCGATTTTTTCGTTCCCGGCGTGGAGTTTCTGCTCGACATCGGCGGGCAGGATATGAAATGTCTGCGCATGAAAGACGGCGCGATTACGTCTATCCAGCTCAACGAGGCGTGTTCTTCCGGCTGCGGAAGCTTTTTGGACAATTTTGCGCGATCGCTCGGAATGGACGTACGCGAATTCAGCAAAAAAGCGCTCATGGCCGAGCGTCCGGTCGATCTGGGCAGCCGCTGCACCGTTTTCATGAACAGCCGCGTCAAGCAGGCGCAAAAAGAAGGCGCGACCGTCGCCGATATTTCGGCAGGTCTGTCTTATTCGGTGATCAAAAACGCGTTGTTTAAAGTTATCAAGCTGCGCAAAGCCTCCGAAATCGGCTCGAAAGTCGTAGTGCAGGGCGGTACGTTCAACAACGACGCCGTTCTGCGCGCGTTTGAAAAAATATCGGGAGTGAACGTGTTCCGGCCCGACGTTGCGGGACTTATGGGTGCGTACGGGGCGGCGCTGATTGCGCTCGACCAATGGACCGATTTGACCATGCCCGGTCCCGGCGATGATGCGGAAACGTTCGTGCCGCCGCAGATCCGTTCTGGCATCGCGACGCTCGAACAGCTCGAATCTTTTAAAGTCGAACTTGAGCTGAAACGCTGCGGCAAATGCTCGAACAATTGTCTGCTTACCATCAACACGTTTTCCGCCGGAAAGGACGACGGAGAAAACGGCAATCTGCGGACGCGCCGCTTCGTTACCGGCAACCGCTGCGAACGCGGCGCGGAACTGGGCGACGAAGTCAAAATCGTCGACGCAAGCAACGCGCGCAACACGGATTCCGGCAGCGATTCCGACGGCGGGCCTGTTCCGAATCTGTTCGATTGGAAGTACAAACGGCTGTTCCGGCATTACACGCCGCTCAAGGCCGAAGCCGCGCCGCGCGGAGATGTCGGCATTCCGCGCGTGCTCAATATGTATGAAAATTATCCGCTGTGGTTTACGTTTTTTACCGAATTGGGCTTCCGCGTGCGGCTTTCTCCCCGGTCGACTCATTCCGTGTACGAAATGGGACTTGAAACCATTCCGTCCGAATCGGTTTGCTATCCGGGCAAGATCGCGCACGGCCACGTAATGGCGCTTTTGAAAGACGGCGTCAAATTCATCTTTTATCCGTGCGCTCCGTATGAAATTCAGGAAGACAGCGGTGCGGGCAATCATTACAACTGCCCGATCGTTACCAGTTATCCCGAAGTGCTGCGCAACAACGTGGACGAACTGCGCCGCGACGATTCGGTGCTTTTCATGAACCCGTTTCTGCCGATATACGACAAACCGCGCCTTGCCGAACGGTTGTTTGAAGAGTTGGGCACCGCGTTCGGCATTGCCAAAGACGAAATCGTGCGCGCCGTAGACGCCGCCTGGAAAGAGCAGGATCGGTTCCGCGCCGATATAAAACAGGCCGGAGAAGACGCGCTCGAACGCATAATCCGCTGCGGCGTAAACGGCATCGTGCTCGCGGGTCGCCCGTATCATCTGGATCCGGAAATAAATCACGGTATTCCCGAATTGATTGCGGGACTCGGCCTGGCCGTGTTTACCGAAGATTCGGTGGCTCATTTGGGTACGGTGGAACGGCCGCTGCGCATCGTGGATCAGTGGACGTATCACAACCGTCTGTACCGCGCTTCGTCTTTCGTGTCGGAAATGCCGAATCTCGAACTGGTGCAGCTTACCAGTTTCGGCTGCGGACTGGACGCGGTTACCGCCGATCAGGTCGACGAAATCCTGCGCGCTCGCGGCCGCATGTACACGCTGATTAAAATAGACGAAGGTTCAAACTTGGGCGCCGTGCGCATCCGTATCCGCAGTCTGATTGCGGCGGTACGCGAACGGGAACGCAACCGGAGAAAACCCGCGGTCGTTTCCGCGGCGTACAAACGGCAGGTTTTTACCAAGGAAATGAAGAAAAAGCATACGATTCTTGCGCCGCAGATGTCGCCGATTCATTTTAAATTGATTCAGAAAGCTTTTGAATATTCGGGCTTCAATTTCGTCATTCTGCCCGAGGTCGACACGCTCGCCGTTGAAACCGGTCTGCAGTACGTAAACAACGACGCCTGCTATCCGTCCATTCTGGTTGCCGGTCAGATGATCGCGGCGCTCAAATCGGGTAAATACGATTTGGACCGCGTGAGCCTGCTGATTACGCAGACCGGCGGCGGATGCCGCGCTACCAACTATATCGGTTTTATCCGCCGTGCGCTTGCCGACGCGGGATGGGCGCATATTCCGGTTATTTCGCTGAGCGCGCTCGGCTTGGAGTCGAATCCCGGCTTTAAAATTACGCCGGCGCTCCTGCATCGCGCGATGATGGCGCTGATGACCGGCGACGTGCTGATGCGCGTTCTGTACCGCGTGCGCCCGTACGAGGCTGTTCCCGGTTCCGCGAACGCGCTGTACGAAAAATGGAACGGTCGTGCTCAAGTGCAGCTGCAGTCGCTCTCCGTTCGCAAATACCGTGCGCTCATCAGGGGAATCGTGCGGGAATTCGACGAACTGCCGATTCTGCCGGTCAAAAAACCGCGCGTGGGCGTCGTCGGAGAAATTCTGGTCAAATTCCACCCGACGGCAAACAACGATATTTTCAGTACGATCGAGCGGGAAGGTGCCGAATGCGTGGTGCCGGATTTGGCCGATTTTCTGTTCTATACGTTTTCAAACGGTATTTTCCGCCACAAGGAGCTCGCGTTTCCCAAGAAAACCGAACGGAACGCGCGGCTTTTGGTGTGGTTTCTGGAACTGTATCGCCGGTACATCAAAAAAGAACTCGGGGCGAGCAGACGCTTCGATCCGCCGTCTTCCATTTACGATTTGATGAAAGGCGTCGACGATATCGTACAGCTCGGCAATATCACCGGGGAAGGCTGGTTTCTGACTGCGGAAATGGTTGAACTGATAGAAGAAGGCGTGCCCAGCATCGCGTGCGTGCAGCCGTTCGCGTGTCTGCCGAATCACGTTACGGGAAAGGGCATGATAAAAGAATTGCGTGCGCGGTTCCCCGGTGCGAATATTGCCGCTATCGATTACGATCCGGGCGCGAGTGAAGTCAATCAGCTTAACCGGCTGAAACTGCTTTTGTCAAACGCGCCGGTCGGCAGAAATCCCGACGAAGCGCGGTAA
- a CDS encoding adenylate/guanylate cyclase domain-containing protein, translating into MARQKKLFQYVGQTPIIPVSVKILGVFSCLLLLSNFATNFVNIQLNQHEVYALTNTVMVNQLKDLYTAASNQYEIYSFSRDRRAALAALEKVAQKGFSRKDSMAAGIGYDGRAYFYVSASGEQQTIFPDMKAVAALNAARQSGTQEGSVTFEGTKGEYFGVYKYHEDWKCYLIRAESRSEVRRASFKVFGQIAVIIVLLTLAFLWIGFTVFSRIFASVRRITESLYTMQASQNLSLLDLSGAPNDDITYLGASFNSLSSTINNLLKIFQKFVSRDVVEKAYSEHIIRLEGTQRELSILFSDIRGFTYMTETLGNDIINLLNLHYDRAIHSIHEQNGIIGSIIGDAVLAIYGATDSAENKSVSAVRSAWLVTRETAELREKLIRRRTQIEAERTLTEAEERVYKAVLIDVGVGIDGGTVFYGNIGSFEHMTNTVIGDNVNSASRLEGLTRVYALPVIVSEYIKNEVERHSGQYRFFEIDTVQVKGKTEGKKIFVPLDTETTDPEILRKFSIFEQGLAAYYVGDWKTARQLFKLCELDVADVFLKRMSIKQAPEGWNGIWTMATK; encoded by the coding sequence ATGGCTCGGCAAAAAAAATTGTTTCAATACGTGGGTCAGACCCCGATCATTCCCGTTTCGGTAAAGATTTTGGGTGTCTTTTCCTGCCTGCTGCTGCTGTCGAATTTTGCAACGAATTTTGTCAATATTCAGCTGAATCAGCACGAAGTGTACGCGCTTACGAATACCGTTATGGTCAATCAACTGAAAGATCTGTATACGGCAGCTTCCAATCAGTATGAGATTTACAGTTTTTCACGGGACCGGCGCGCCGCACTCGCTGCGCTTGAAAAAGTCGCGCAGAAGGGGTTCAGCCGGAAAGACAGCATGGCTGCCGGGATCGGTTACGACGGCCGCGCGTATTTTTACGTCTCCGCGTCGGGCGAGCAGCAGACGATTTTTCCCGATATGAAAGCCGTCGCCGCTTTAAACGCCGCGCGGCAAAGCGGTACGCAGGAAGGTTCGGTAACGTTTGAAGGCACGAAAGGCGAGTATTTCGGTGTGTATAAGTATCACGAAGATTGGAAATGTTATCTGATCCGGGCCGAATCGAGGTCGGAAGTCCGCCGCGCGTCGTTTAAAGTATTCGGCCAGATCGCCGTTATCATCGTACTTTTGACTCTCGCGTTTTTGTGGATCGGTTTTACCGTATTTTCGCGGATATTCGCTTCGGTCAGACGCATAACGGAAAGTCTGTACACGATGCAGGCGAGCCAGAATCTGTCGCTGCTCGATTTGAGCGGCGCGCCGAACGACGACATTACGTATTTGGGAGCGTCGTTCAATTCGCTGTCGTCGACTATCAACAATCTGCTCAAAATCTTTCAGAAATTCGTTTCCCGCGACGTCGTTGAAAAAGCGTACAGCGAGCATATTATCCGGCTTGAAGGAACGCAGCGCGAACTGTCGATTCTGTTCTCCGATATCCGCGGTTTTACGTATATGACGGAGACGCTCGGCAACGATATCATCAATCTGCTGAATCTGCATTACGATCGGGCGATCCATTCGATTCACGAGCAGAACGGAATCATCGGTTCCATTATCGGAGACGCCGTGCTGGCCATTTACGGAGCGACGGATTCGGCTGAAAACAAATCGGTTTCCGCCGTGCGGAGCGCCTGGCTGGTAACGCGGGAAACCGCCGAGCTGCGTGAAAAACTGATCCGGCGCCGGACGCAGATCGAAGCCGAGCGCACGCTGACGGAAGCGGAAGAACGCGTGTATAAAGCGGTTCTGATAGACGTCGGCGTCGGCATAGACGGCGGAACCGTGTTTTACGGAAACATCGGTTCGTTCGAGCATATGACGAACACCGTCATCGGCGACAACGTAAACTCGGCTTCCCGCCTTGAAGGTTTGACGCGGGTATACGCGCTGCCGGTTATCGTTTCCGAGTATATCAAGAACGAAGTCGAACGGCATTCGGGACAGTACCGCTTTTTCGAGATCGATACGGTTCAGGTAAAAGGCAAAACGGAAGGAAAGAAGATATTCGTTCCGCTCGATACGGAAACGACGGATCCCGAAATTCTGCGGAAATTCAGCATTTTCGAGCAGGGGCTGGCGGCGTATTACGTCGGAGACTGGAAAACGGCCCGGCAGCTGTTTAAATTGTGCGAACTTGATGTTGCGGACGTGTTTCTCAAACGAATGTCGATAAAACAGGCTCCCGAAGGATGGAACGGTATATGGACAATGGCAACAAAATAA